The Bosea sp. 685 DNA window AGATCGCGGGTGCGGGTGCGGGCGTCGCCAAGCGCGCGCTCGATCGCAGCCTCGATGCCCTTGGCGGCTTCGGTCTCGCCGAGATGATCCAGCATCATCGCGCCCGACCAGATCTGGCCGATCGGGTTGGCGATGCCCTTACCCGCGATGTCGGGCGCCGAGCCATGGACCGGCTCGAACAGCGAGGGATGATCGCCGGTCGGATTGATGTTGCCCGACGGCGCGATGCCGATCGTGCCGGTGCAGGCCGGACCCAGATCCGAGAGGATGTCGCCGAACAGGTTCGAAGCCACGACCACGTCGAAGCGGTCGGGATTCAGCACGAAATGCGCGGTCAGGATGTCGATATGGTACTGGTCGACGGCGACGCCGGGATAGTTCTTGGCCATCTCCTTCACCCGCTCGTCCCAATACGGCATGGTGATCGAGATGCCGTTCGACTTGGTCGCCGAGGTCAGCTTCTTGCGCGGACGGCGCATCGCCAGTTCGAAGGCGTATTTCAGCACGCGGTCGACGCCGACACGGCTCATCACCGTCTCCTGCATGACGATCTCGCGCTCGGTGCCGGCGAACATCTTGCCGCCGACCGAGGAGTATTCGCCCTCGGTGTTTTCGCGCACGACGAAGAAGTCGATATCGCCGGGCTTGCGGCCGACGAGCGGACCGGGAACGCCCGGCATCAGACGCACCGGGCGCAGGTTCACATACTGGTCGAATTCGCGCCGGAAGAGCAGCAGCGAGCCCCAGAGCGAGATGTGGTCGGGGACCTGCGCCGGCATGCCGACCGCGCCGAAATAGATCGCGTCATGGCCGCCGATCTTGTCCTTCCAGTCGTCGGGAAGCATCTTGCCGTGCTTCTCGTAATAATCGCAGGACGAGAAGTCGAACTCGTCGAAGCGCAATTCGAAGCCGTATTTCTTGGAAGCCGCCTCGAGCACGCGCAGGCCCTCGGGCATGACTTCCTTGCCGATGCCGTCCCCGGCGATGACGGCGATACGATAGACGCGATTGGTCCCACTCATAGTTTTTGTCCAAACAAGCTCATGGGTTTTCTCCAAAGAAGGCCGTGAATTCGGCGGCGACGAGATCGGGAATCTCCTCCGCCAGATAATGCCCGCCTGGCAAGGCACGGCCTTGGACGTTCTCGGCGCGCTGCCGCCACAGCGCAAGCGGCTCGAAACATTTGCCGATGATGCCGTTGTCGCCCCATAGCGCGAGCAAGGGTTGGGTCAGCTTGCGATCGCCATCCTCATCGTCATGGCGGATGTCGATGGTGGCGGCGGCGCGATAATCCTCGCAACTCGCATGAATGGTCTGCGGATCGCTGAAGCAGCGCAGGTAATGCGCCAAAGCCTCGGGCACGAAGGGCGTCAGCCCGGCCGAGCCGGAGCCGCATTTCTTGCGCCAATAGGCCTCGGGATCGGCCCCGATCATCCGCTCCGGGAATGGCGCAGGCTGGATCAGGAAGAACCAGTGCCAATAGGCCCGCGCGAAGGCGTCGCTGGTGTTGACATACATCTCGCGGGTCGGCGCGATGTCCAGCGTCGCGAGCTTGGTGACGCGCTCGGCATGGTCGAGCGCCAGGCGATGGGCGACGCGCGCGCCGCGATCATGCGCGCCGACGAAGAAGCGCTGATGCCCGAGCGCCGTCATGACCTGCGCCATGTCGAGCGCCATGGCGCGCTTGGAATAGGAGAAATGCTCGGCATCGCTCGCCGGCTTGTCGCTGTCGCCATAGCCGCGCAGATCGGCGCAGACCAAAGTGAAGCGGTCGCGCAAGCGCGCGGCGAGCTTGTGCCAGAGCGCATGCGTCTGCGGATAGCCATGGAGCAGCAGGAGCGGCGGCCCCTCCCCGCCCGTCCGGACACGGATGCGCGCGCCCGATGTCGCGACATCGAGCAGGCGGAAGCCGGGGAAGAGGCTGTCCTGGACGGGAATTTCGGTGACGGTCATTCGGCGCTGTTAAGGTGAAACAATCGGGAGCGATTACCCTGAATCCCGTGCGATTACGTCGATGGATTATTACACAATCACGATCAATAACCGCATGATCGACAATGTGAGAATCCAGCAGCCCTCATGAACGGTCAGGTGTCCCTCATCGACGAGAATGATCCGGTTCAGAGCGTGTTCGCGCCGGTGCTGGGATTGCCGGCGTGGAGCGTGCAAAAGGGCCAAGGCAGCATGCTCACCTTCGAGTTCGGCAATCCATCTCTGTATATTCGCGAGCCAATCGAGACGAAGGAGGCCGCGAGCGCAAAGATCGTCGCGTGGCGCCGCCGCCGTACCGTCAAGCCAATCGGCGAGTGGTGGTTGTGGATTTATTGCTGCAACTGGCGGTGCATCGTGCGCGGTCGCGAAGCCGCGCATTCGGAATCGACAAGCAAGCGGATCGGCTCCGCTGCACGCGAACTCGACGGGCAACGCCTGTTGTCTATCAGCGTCGATCCCCTCAAGGGGACATCCCGCTTTGCCTTCGACCTCGGCGCCGTGCTGGAGACGTGGCCCTACGAGGACGAAGACCTCGACGAACAATGGTGGCTGCAGCACCGGTCCAGCTACACCTTCGCCTATCGCAAGGATGGCCGATACAGCTGGTCGGCAGAGCGCTCCGGCGAGGAAGTCTGGTTACCATTGCCGTCGGGCGCCACCGGCATAGTTGCCTGAACGCTCCTACCCCCGCCTGCGGCGGGAAGAGAAAAGGCCGCTTCTCCCCCCATAAGCTGGATTGACGGCTCTGCGCCCTACCCCCGCAGCGCCGCCCCATAGCGCTTGGCCATCTCGGCGACGATCTTGGCGCCGACCGCCTCGATCTCGGCCTCGGTCAACGTCTTGTCGACCGGCTGCAGGGTTACAGCCAGCGCAACCGACTTCTTGCCGGCCTCCACGCCTTGCCCTTCATAGAGGTCGAAAACCACGACATCGGCGATCAAGGCCCGGTCGGCGTTCTGCGCGGTCTTCATCATCTCGCCGGCCGCGATCGTCTTTTCGACGATGAAGGCGAAATCGCGCGTCACCGGCTGGAAGCCCGAGAGCGCCAGCTTCGGCTTGACCTTGGTCGGCTTGTATTTCGGCAGCGGCAGCGCATCGAGATGGATCTCGAAGGCGACGAGCGGCCCCTTGACGTCGAGCGCCTTCAGCACCTTGGGATGCACCTCGCCGAAGGCGCCGATGACGCCCTTGGGGCCGAACTGGAGCGTGGCCGAACGGCCGGGATGCGCCCAGGCAGGACCACCAGTGACGATCTGCAGGCCGCCAACCGGGACACCGAGCCCTGTCAGCAGGCCCATGAGATCGGCCTTGGCGTCGAAGACATCGACGGGCTTGGCGGCGCCGTCCCAATGGCGGCCGACGCCTTCGAGCCTCGCCGTGCCCCGGCGCAGCCCGGCTGCGGCGATGAACTGCCCCTCAGGCGTGTCATCCTTGAAGACCTGCCCGACCTCGAACAGCGCGACGTCGCCAAGGCCGCGATCGGCGTTGAGCTGGCCAGCCCGGATCAACCCCGGCAGCAGCGAGGGGCGCATATCGGAGAGATCGGCCGCGATCGGATTGGCGAGCACAAGCTGGCGCGCGCCGCCGCCGAACAAAGTCGCGGCGTCATGCGAGATGAAGGACCAGGTCACCGCCTCGACGAGACCGCGGCTGGCGAGCAGGCGCTTGGCGGCGCGGGTGCGCTTCTGCAGCACGGTGAGAACGGGCTTCACCACCTCGCCCTTGATGCGCGGCAATGGCGTCGAGACAACGCGGTCGAGGCCCGCGATGCGCACGATCTCCTCGACGAGATCGGCCTTTCCAGCGACATCGCCACGCCAGGACGGAGCGGCGACCTTGACGCGCTCGCCGGCGCCCGAGACGTGGAAGCCGAGCGAGGTCAGCGCGACCTTCATCTCGATCTGCGGCAGATCGAGCCCGGTCAGGCGCTTGACCTCGGACCAGGGGAAATCGATGGCATGGGCGCTCTCGGGCAGATCGCCCTCGAAGACCATCTCGGAGGCTTCGCCGCCGCAGAGATCGAGGATCATCGCGGTGGCGAGATCGAGGCCCGGACGGGTGAAATCGGGATCGACGCCGCGCTCGAAGCGATAGCGCGCATCGGAGTTGATGCCGAGCGCGCGGCCGGAGCGGGCGATGTTGAGCGGGTCCCAGAGCGCGCTCTCGACCAGCACATCGGTGGTGGTCTCGCCGCAGCCGGAGGCCTCGCCGCCCATGATGCCGGCAAGCGACTCGACGCCGTGCTCATCGGCGATGACGACCTGCTCGCCGGTCAGCGTGTAGCTCTTGCCGTCGAGCGCCAGGATCGTCTCGCCGTCCCTGGCCCGGCGCACCGTGAGATCGCCCTTGACCTTGGCGGCGTCGAAGACGTGGAGCGGCCGGTTGCGGTCGAAGGTCATGAAATTGGTGATGTCGACCAGTGCGTTGATCGGCCTGAGGCCGATGGCGCGCAGCCTCGCCTGCAGCCAGTCCGGCGAAGGCCCGTTCTTGACGCCGCGCACCAGCCGCAAGGCGAAGACCGGGCAGAGGCCCTTATCCGCCTCGGCGAAATCGAGCGTCACCTTGACCGGGCAGGGAAAGGCCCCGCGCACGGGCAGGATCTGCGGCGTCTTGAGGCCACCGAGCCCGGCGGCGGCGAGGTCGCGCGCGACGCCGGCGACGCCGAGCGCATCGGCGCGGTTGGGCGTCACCGCGATCTCGATCACGGCATCGTCGAACCCGGCATAGGCGGCATAGGGCTGGCCGACCGGCGCATCCTGCGGCAAGTCGAGGATGCCGTCATGATCCTCGGAGAGCTGCAACTCGGCGGCCGAGCAGAGCATGCCGTTCGACTCGACGCCGCGAATGACGCCCTTGCCAAGCGTGATGTCCTTGCCGGGGATGTAGGTCCCGGGCGGTGAGAACACGCTCTTCATGCCGGTGCGGGCATTCGGCGCGCCGCAGACGACCTGCACAGGCTCAGCCCCGCCGGTGTCGACCATGCAGACGCGCAGCCGGTCGGCATTCGGGTGCTGCTTGGCCTCGATCACATAGGCGATGGTGAAGGCCTGGAGAGCCTTCGCCTTGTCCTCGACCGCCTCGACCTCGAGCCCGACGCGGGTCAGCGTCTCGGTGACGGTGTCGAGCGAATCCGTGGTGTCGAGATGGTCCTTCAACCAGGACAGAGTGAACTTCATGAGTGTCCGTCACTTCTCAGATTGGCATGGGACATCGTGGGCGACGCAGCGTTGAGCTGGTCTTCCCCATCCGTCCGGATCTTCATGGAATTGCCGCGCCAGCTCACTTCTCCGGCGACGAAGGCATAGGCCCAGACGCCGGGAAAGATCAGATCCCGCAGCAGCAGCGCCAGCGGCATGCGCCAGGAGAGATACCAGCCGACGCCATAGGCCAGCGCCATCTCCGCCACATACCAGGGCAGCAGCACGAGAGCGGGGCCAAGCCATGCGGGATATCCGTAGGCCAGTGCCGCGAAAGCCGCGCACAGCGCCGGCAGCAGCGGGCCGGACAGGATCTCGGGCGCGAAGAAGGGCAGGAACGTCACCCGGCGCAGACGCGCCCAGCGGAACTGCCGCTGCACGACGTCATACAAGGAGCGCTGGCCCAAGGGCTGCTCGAAGGGCTGGCCGACGAGATGGACATGCTTGCCGGCCCGGCGCACCAGCTTGGTGGCGGCCGCATCCTCGGCAATTTCCTCGCCCAGCACGGCGATGCCGCCATTGGCGTCGAGGAAGGGCTTGTTCCAGAGCATCGACTTGCCCTGCGCAAAGCCGAAGCCGAGCGCCTCGCCGGCATATTGCCAGCGCGCCTGGAAGGTGTTGAGGAAGGCGCATTCGAGCTCGGCCCAGAAGCCCTGCGGACGCGAGCCCGCCGGCGTCGAGCAGACGAGCCCGGTGTCGGGGCGCCATGAGGCCAGCATGCGCTGG harbors:
- a CDS encoding alpha/beta hydrolase; translation: MTVTEIPVQDSLFPGFRLLDVATSGARIRVRTGGEGPPLLLLHGYPQTHALWHKLAARLRDRFTLVCADLRGYGDSDKPASDAEHFSYSKRAMALDMAQVMTALGHQRFFVGAHDRGARVAHRLALDHAERVTKLATLDIAPTREMYVNTSDAFARAYWHWFFLIQPAPFPERMIGADPEAYWRKKCGSGSAGLTPFVPEALAHYLRCFSDPQTIHASCEDYRAAATIDIRHDDEDGDRKLTQPLLALWGDNGIIGKCFEPLALWRQRAENVQGRALPGGHYLAEEIPDLVAAEFTAFFGENP
- the pheT gene encoding phenylalanine--tRNA ligase subunit beta — translated: MKFTLSWLKDHLDTTDSLDTVTETLTRVGLEVEAVEDKAKALQAFTIAYVIEAKQHPNADRLRVCMVDTGGAEPVQVVCGAPNARTGMKSVFSPPGTYIPGKDITLGKGVIRGVESNGMLCSAAELQLSEDHDGILDLPQDAPVGQPYAAYAGFDDAVIEIAVTPNRADALGVAGVARDLAAAGLGGLKTPQILPVRGAFPCPVKVTLDFAEADKGLCPVFALRLVRGVKNGPSPDWLQARLRAIGLRPINALVDITNFMTFDRNRPLHVFDAAKVKGDLTVRRARDGETILALDGKSYTLTGEQVVIADEHGVESLAGIMGGEASGCGETTTDVLVESALWDPLNIARSGRALGINSDARYRFERGVDPDFTRPGLDLATAMILDLCGGEASEMVFEGDLPESAHAIDFPWSEVKRLTGLDLPQIEMKVALTSLGFHVSGAGERVKVAAPSWRGDVAGKADLVEEIVRIAGLDRVVSTPLPRIKGEVVKPVLTVLQKRTRAAKRLLASRGLVEAVTWSFISHDAATLFGGGARQLVLANPIAADLSDMRPSLLPGLIRAGQLNADRGLGDVALFEVGQVFKDDTPEGQFIAAAGLRRGTARLEGVGRHWDGAAKPVDVFDAKADLMGLLTGLGVPVGGLQIVTGGPAWAHPGRSATLQFGPKGVIGAFGEVHPKVLKALDVKGPLVAFEIHLDALPLPKYKPTKVKPKLALSGFQPVTRDFAFIVEKTIAAGEMMKTAQNADRALIADVVVFDLYEGQGVEAGKKSVALAVTLQPVDKTLTEAEIEAVGAKIVAEMAKRYGAALRG
- a CDS encoding tartrate dehydrogenase, with translation MSGTNRVYRIAVIAGDGIGKEVMPEGLRVLEAASKKYGFELRFDEFDFSSCDYYEKHGKMLPDDWKDKIGGHDAIYFGAVGMPAQVPDHISLWGSLLLFRREFDQYVNLRPVRLMPGVPGPLVGRKPGDIDFFVVRENTEGEYSSVGGKMFAGTEREIVMQETVMSRVGVDRVLKYAFELAMRRPRKKLTSATKSNGISITMPYWDERVKEMAKNYPGVAVDQYHIDILTAHFVLNPDRFDVVVASNLFGDILSDLGPACTGTIGIAPSGNINPTGDHPSLFEPVHGSAPDIAGKGIANPIGQIWSGAMMLDHLGETEAAKGIEAAIERALGDARTRTRDLGGTLGTEAAGKAVEQALG
- a CDS encoding ceramide glucosyltransferase encodes the protein MSLAASAGLFAALAVAINLLCQAIAFVRLRRKDAGCALLDAQPPVTVVRPVRGIEAFSRETATSGLLLDYPRYQTIFCVADADDPIVPLIEELIGRFGAERVSLITGDVAVSANPKLNNCVKGWEAATTEWVILADSNVLMPRDYIQRMLASWRPDTGLVCSTPAGSRPQGFWAELECAFLNTFQARWQYAGEALGFGFAQGKSMLWNKPFLDANGGIAVLGEEIAEDAAATKLVRRAGKHVHLVGQPFEQPLGQRSLYDVVQRQFRWARLRRVTFLPFFAPEILSGPLLPALCAAFAALAYGYPAWLGPALVLLPWYVAEMALAYGVGWYLSWRMPLALLLRDLIFPGVWAYAFVAGEVSWRGNSMKIRTDGEDQLNAASPTMSHANLRSDGHS